In Sinobacterium caligoides, the sequence ATAACAATATTAACAACAGCCCAAAGATAAAGCCCAGTAAAAAATATCTAGTATGCACTAAAGCTGTTAAGCACGGATAACGCCTGCCGCGATCGCTTCGCTGGTCAGCTGTTCACGAAAATCGGGATGAGCTATGGATATCATAGCTTTGGCCCGATCCTCGATGGCGAGGTGGCGCAGCCTGACCACACCATACTCCGTCGCAATATACTCAACATCGCTACGCGGTGTTGTCACCGGTGTACCGATAGGCAGCCCCAGACAAATATTCGAAACAGCATCAGCCCCTTGACCACGTGTAGAAGCAAGGGCAATGAACGACTTCCCCCCTTTAGAGAGGCGTGCTGCACGCACCAAATCTAGCTGCCCACCCGTCGCCGATATCTGTTGGTAACCAACCCCCTCCGCTGCCACCTGACCGGTCAGGTCGACCAGCAAACAGGTGTTAATCGAAATAAAATTATTATTCTTAGCGACTAGATTACTGTTCACCGCTAGGTGCATAGGCTCCGCCTCTAACTGCTCATTATTGTCGCAGAAAGCCATCAACATCTCTCCACCGGCAGCAAAGCTGAAGTTTATCTTCCCTGGGTTAATATTTTTTCTCGCCCCAGTGACGACACCCTGCTGCGACAAATAAACGATCGAATCGGTAAGCATCTCAGTATGCACACCGAGGTCTTTCTTATTCTTTAAGCTATATGCTAGCGCATTAGTAATACCTCCAATTCCGATCTGAATGGTATCGCCGTCGTCGATATAAGGAACAATCTGTGCAGCAACCGCCCTATCTGTTGCACTCGCTTCAGCACTAGGTAGCAGCGGGATATCACTATCGTCTTCAATAATATGGCTCACTTTTGTCACGTGAATCATATTGAAATCGCCCGGTACATGCGGCAGTTTCGAGTTAACCGTCACAATGATCTTCTCCGCCACCTCGCTGGCCCCCCAATTACCAACCCCCCCGCAGGGGCCAAAGCTCATATAGCCATCGGCATCCGGTGCACTGACATGCACAGCCATAACGTTTGGCTGTATGCTGTAGCGAGTGGCATCATCTATCTCAGACAGGTGCGCCGACATAGGTTTAATATTACCCTGCCCATAAAGGCTCTTCTCAATGGGGCCATTAAAAAAACTGCAGTAATTAATATGCCCCCGATACTCACCCGTTAAGATATCAAAGGGCTGTAAAACAATACCGCCATAGACCTCAACATTGCATAGTTCGCTCTTTCGTCTCGCCAGCGCCTGCAGGAAGGCGATTGGCTGAGAGCTGAGGCCACAACTCCAAATCGTATCATTAGACTCTACAAGAGCAGCCGCCTCATCCACGCCAATCAGCTTGGTACGGTAGGCTGCCTGCCAATCTGTTGGAGTAATCTTCGATTTATCTGTCATAGGAAACCTCTACCAAATTCCTGTTAACATCGGCCGGGAGCTAGCAGGTCTAGCGTCAGGGCGCAGCTACTTAAAGCCTATGTCTCAGGCAGTAACTTCGCGGCCTCCCCCTCTTATTAACATAGCAGCTCATAACCCTGATCAAATTTTAGCCAAAAAAAATCGCCTCACGGCGACTTCTCAGCGTACATTCTGGAATGATTAGCATTAATTAAAATAACGGTATTAATTAAAGTTATTAACCAATCAAGATAGCGGCCAGCCACCCACCGGCAAGCAGCGGTATATTATAGTGTAGGAAGGTGGGAATAACCGTATCCCGTATATGATCGTGCTGACCATCAACATTCAGCCCCGCCGTTGGCCCCAAAGTAGAATCCGAGGCAGGAGACCCGGCATCGCCCAACGCACCCGCCGTCCCCACTAAGGCAACGATAGCTAACGGGGAAAACCCAAGCCCAGTAGCAACCGGCACATAAATCGTCGCAATAATCGGTACTGTCGAAAATGATGAGCCGATACCCATGGTAATCAACAGCCCTACGATCAGCATTACCATTGCACCAACCATCTTGCTATTCCCCACTAACACCGCAGAGTCGTGCACTAAGGCCGGCACATCGCCCGTCGATTTCACCACCTCGGCAAAACCCGCGGCTGATATCATAATAAAACCAATCGTCGCCATCATCTTCATGCCATCGACGAACAGGCCGTCGGACTCACGCCAGTCGACGACACCGCTGCACATGAAAATAACAAAGCCGACCAAGCCACCCAAGACCATAGAGTCAAAGCTCAACTGAACGACGAAGGTTGCTACAATCGACACCAGCGCACAGATCACAACCTTAGGCTGAACCTCAACAACATCAGATTCCAGCTGTGTAATCGCCTCTAAATCATAATGACGTCGACCACGGTATGTAATGAGTACAGCAGTTAATAAGCCCAAGATCATTCCCGAGGCCGGCAGCCACAACGCCGCCATCACCGACAACCCCTCGATGGGAAGTCCTGCCTGCTCAAGGCTGCCCAACAATATGTTATGCAGATAGATCGCGCCAAAACCAACCGGTAAGAACATGTATGTTGAAACCATGCCTCCGCATAAAATGCAGGCCACTGCACGACGATCCAAACCTATTTTTGCCATCATATAAAGTAACGGCGGCACTAATAGTGGAATGAAGGCAATATGGATAGGGACAATGTTCTGTGAAGCCATCGCCGCTAAGAATAATAACAAGCAAATAACAATCTTACCGCCCAGCTGTCGCTGATCGTCGATACCCACCATCGTGAGCGCTTTCTCCGACAACAGGTGGGGCAGCCCCGACTTTGCCAGCGCTGCCGCAAAGGCCCCAAGCAAGGCATAACTCAAGGCAACGTTGGCTCCATTACCTATGCCATCATTAAAATGTGATAGTGTCTCCGTCACCCCCATACCGGAAGCGAGGCCGGCTGCAACCGCCGCGATAATGATCGCCACAACTACTGGCAGACGAGCAAGACTCAGCCCCAGCATTAGTAGCACCCCTAAAACAACTGCATTCACCTAGCTCTACCCCGCTTCACGATCATTGGCCCATAGTCTATGCTCGCGAGATTGTTTTATTTTGCGAAAGATCAACCGAACAACCGGTAATGACAGAATTATTACATCCCTGCAACAATTAAAGCACAGCATTCCCAATGAGCAGAAGGTAAGTGAGCCCTCGCTTATTGATTATGACTGCTGAATCAACTCAATCATATAACCATCAGGGTCACGAACAAACGCGATCACCGTGCTACCGTGCTGCATAGGACCAGCCTCCCTGACAACATCCCCCCCTTGCCGCTTTATTTCCGCACAAGTGGTATAGGCATCATCGACACCGATCGCCAAGTGACCAAAGCCTGATCCCAGCTCATAATGGTCCGTATCCCAGTTATAGGTCAACTCGATCACTGTATTGTCAGCTTCTGCACCATAGCCAAGAAAGGCTAGCGTAAAGCGTCCCCCGGGGTAATCTTTACGGCGCAGCAGTTGCATGGCGAAGATATCACGATAAAAAGCAATGGAGCGTTCTAAATCGCCCACACGCAACATCGTATGTAATAAACGCATAATTAGTCGTCGTCGGACTCACTCACGGCCTCTGGATAAAGGCGCAAAGAAGCAAGTATCTCGCTAATCGCTGCGTCATCCATGCCCTTGTTAGACTCATCACAAGCATAGCTAATCAACATCAGAATAGGACCGCAGCAAATGAACCAGTCACGGCAGGCGAAGCCATCATCTAAATACTCAAAACAGGTCGCTGGATACTCGCCGCAATCGCCATCGACACCGCTGATACCGCGTTCGATCAGATCGGCCGAGAAGGCCTCAACATCATCGTCATCCGTTTCACCGTCCGCCTTAATCAACGTCGAAATACCAATTTCACTGACGCCGTCTTCATCGCTGATAACTGTTACATCATCTTCTAACTCAACATCCCACTCTTCTGGTATATCCAGAGACCACCATTTGGTTTCATATAGTTCGACTGACATTGATTGATAGCTCCCGTTTCATGACCAGCGCATGCTCGCGCCCATCTTCTAGTTGATAATAATTTTTACGCACACCGACCTGTGTAAAGCCGCTACTAAGGTACAAAGCAATGGCCGGCTGATTCGACTCTCGTACTTCTAAGAAGCACACCAGGGCACCGTTATCGCTAGCCTGCTCAAGTAAGTGTTCAAGCAGCCCTCTACCGAGTCCCTGCCCCTGCTGCTTCGGACAAATCGTAATGTTCAGCAAGCTGGCCTCATCGAGCACGATACTGGAAATAGCGCTGCCAACCACCTCTACACCTTGCATCAACAACCAGCATTGGTCTTCCGCATTAAGGCTGTCACGAAAGTTCTGCACACTCCATGCCGTCGGCGTCGCCTCTCTATCTAGTCGTGCCATAACATCCGCGTCTTGTAACGTCGCACGCCTTAGCTGATAGCCAGCAATTAACATTCTACTCCCTCTACACCGCATTAATGCCGGCCAGTGATACCTTGCAGTTGCTGCCAGAGTAGGGCTTTGTGTTTCCCGCTTTCGAACAAGCTCTTCAGTGAATGGCTCTGATACAGACTCGACGATGTACCCTCAAGCAGTTTAGCCATAAAGTACCGTGCTCGCCCTCCCATCGCGACAACGTCGCTCAAAGCCTGTTCACTCTCTACCCGCCGCATAAAGCCAGAAAGTGCCTGTACAGCTTCTGCTTCGCCTGCCGGTAGATGGCGGCTAATCGGCCAACGAAAGTCTTCTGTACCTATAATTCGAGAGTGTCGGTTAATCGCGAACAACACCTCACTGATAAACTGCCGACCATTATCAGCCCACAGCTTGCCGGAGCGCCCCCGCGGAACATCAGCGACAAACAACAAGCCACTATCAGTGGTGACAAATAACAGACAAAACGGTGGAATCGTCATCTCCGCTGGCTTTGCTATCTGCAATGCCGCCGGCGACAAATCAGAGCTTGGCGTCACATCCGCAATTACCTGCAGCTCATCTTGCGGAGACAAGTTGATCTCAGCCGCCTGTGTCACCTGCTCCAGCGCTGATCTAGAGGTTACGCTCTTCGATTCTAATGACACCGTAGGTACCGTACAGAGCACCGATGCCTTTGCAGCAGGCAGCACGACGCGAGGGGCATAACTAGTGACACCCATCGACTGAAGATAATGAAGCCG encodes:
- the gloA gene encoding lactoylglutathione lyase → MRLLHTMLRVGDLERSIAFYRDIFAMQLLRRKDYPGGRFTLAFLGYGAEADNTVIELTYNWDTDHYELGSGFGHLAIGVDDAYTTCAEIKRQGGDVVREAGPMQHGSTVIAFVRDPDGYMIELIQQS
- a CDS encoding Na+/H+ antiporter family protein: MNAVVLGVLLMLGLSLARLPVVVAIIIAAVAAGLASGMGVTETLSHFNDGIGNGANVALSYALLGAFAAALAKSGLPHLLSEKALTMVGIDDQRQLGGKIVICLLLFLAAMASQNIVPIHIAFIPLLVPPLLYMMAKIGLDRRAVACILCGGMVSTYMFLPVGFGAIYLHNILLGSLEQAGLPIEGLSVMAALWLPASGMILGLLTAVLITYRGRRHYDLEAITQLESDVVEVQPKVVICALVSIVATFVVQLSFDSMVLGGLVGFVIFMCSGVVDWRESDGLFVDGMKMMATIGFIMISAAGFAEVVKSTGDVPALVHDSAVLVGNSKMVGAMVMLIVGLLITMGIGSSFSTVPIIATIYVPVATGLGFSPLAIVALVGTAGALGDAGSPASDSTLGPTAGLNVDGQHDHIRDTVIPTFLHYNIPLLAGGWLAAILIG
- the rimI gene encoding ribosomal protein S18-alanine N-acetyltransferase; the encoded protein is MLIAGYQLRRATLQDADVMARLDREATPTAWSVQNFRDSLNAEDQCWLLMQGVEVVGSAISSIVLDEASLLNITICPKQQGQGLGRGLLEHLLEQASDNGALVCFLEVRESNQPAIALYLSSGFTQVGVRKNYYQLEDGREHALVMKRELSINVSRTI
- a CDS encoding acetyl-CoA hydrolase/transferase family protein, which produces MTDKSKITPTDWQAAYRTKLIGVDEAAALVESNDTIWSCGLSSQPIAFLQALARRKSELCNVEVYGGIVLQPFDILTGEYRGHINYCSFFNGPIEKSLYGQGNIKPMSAHLSEIDDATRYSIQPNVMAVHVSAPDADGYMSFGPCGGVGNWGASEVAEKIIVTVNSKLPHVPGDFNMIHVTKVSHIIEDDSDIPLLPSAEASATDRAVAAQIVPYIDDGDTIQIGIGGITNALAYSLKNKKDLGVHTEMLTDSIVYLSQQGVVTGARKNINPGKINFSFAAGGEMLMAFCDNNEQLEAEPMHLAVNSNLVAKNNNFISINTCLLVDLTGQVAAEGVGYQQISATGGQLDLVRAARLSKGGKSFIALASTRGQGADAVSNICLGLPIGTPVTTPRSDVEYIATEYGVVRLRHLAIEDRAKAMISIAHPDFREQLTSEAIAAGVIRA